The Bacillus sp. Y1 genome has a window encoding:
- a CDS encoding AraC family transcriptional regulator, producing MSNEVYGFRFLDTFQSSFYQLFAVGHQKIQEKSYDWDGLRRKDGPLYLFQYTVSGFGKIDINGKIHRVEPGSAFMVEIPSSHRYYLPTDSEEWEFYFILFRPRKIEQEWQEVVKMLGRIPRIQEDSSPIRFLKSTYLAAVKNQITDGFRASSIVYQFVMELYRYGKGYEQVAERWPGKITLAARILTEEYHSLQSLEEIAARVQLSKYHFSRLFKKHTGISPMEFVTKVRMEKAITLLRTTDYTIEEIAKQIGYASSSYFIKVFHSWVGFSPGEFRTGKDLLLMNEIRFN from the coding sequence ATGAGTAATGAAGTGTATGGATTTCGTTTTCTGGATACTTTTCAAAGTTCGTTTTATCAGTTATTTGCCGTTGGCCACCAAAAGATACAAGAGAAAAGTTATGATTGGGATGGGTTAAGACGTAAGGATGGTCCGTTATATCTTTTCCAATATACTGTATCTGGTTTCGGTAAAATTGATATAAACGGAAAAATTCACAGGGTGGAACCAGGTTCGGCTTTTATGGTGGAAATTCCTAGCTCACACAGATATTACTTGCCGACAGATAGCGAGGAGTGGGAGTTCTATTTTATTCTTTTTCGCCCTAGGAAAATTGAACAAGAGTGGCAGGAAGTCGTGAAAATGCTCGGTAGAATACCTAGAATTCAGGAAGACAGCTCTCCCATCCGCTTTTTAAAAAGTACGTACTTAGCAGCAGTGAAGAATCAGATTACAGATGGTTTTCGGGCATCGTCCATTGTCTATCAATTTGTTATGGAGCTTTATCGTTATGGAAAAGGATATGAACAAGTAGCAGAGAGATGGCCGGGGAAAATCACTCTAGCAGCACGTATATTGACCGAAGAATATCACTCTTTACAAAGTCTAGAGGAAATTGCTGCGCGTGTTCAACTATCAAAATACCATTTTTCAAGATTATTTAAAAAGCACACAGGAATTTCACCGATGGAGTTTGTCACAAAGGTGCGAATGGAAAAAGCAATTACCCTCCTACGAACGACCGATTATACGATCGAGGAGATCGCCAAACAAATTGGATATGCAAGCAGTAGTTATTTTATTAAGGTGTTTCATTCTTGGGTTGGATTCTCACCAGGTGAGTTTCGTACTGGGAAGGATTTGCTGCTCATGAATGAGATTCGATTTAATTAA
- a CDS encoding glycoside hydrolase family 27 protein produces MKHHMFAGTPPLGWNSWDCYGATVREEEVRGNAEYMAKYLKEHGWEYIVVDIQWYEAGANSSIYRPFVPLEMDDYSRLIPAANRFPSAENGMGFKPLADYVHGLGLKFGIHIMRGIPRQAVHANTPILGTEVRARDIAHPNSICPWNTDMYGIDASKEGAQEYYNSLFKLYAEWGVDFVKVDDIAASRLYYFHKDEIELIRKAIDHCGREMVLSLSPGPAPLEFADTLIENANMWRMTDDFWDHWDLLYGMFERCEKWSEYVGEGHWPDCDMLPLGHIGIRAVDGGGGDRWTRFTKDEQITMMTLWSIFRSPLMFGGDLRDNDEWTLSLLTNPDVLKMHKESHSNQLVSREEDRVVWSAEDLEGNTYVALFNLSNETATVKTTLNLVGVTGVKQARELWTHKELGEITDELEQVLPPHGAVLVKLY; encoded by the coding sequence ATGAAACATCACATGTTTGCAGGTACTCCTCCATTAGGCTGGAATAGCTGGGACTGCTACGGGGCAACAGTTAGAGAAGAAGAGGTTCGAGGCAATGCAGAGTATATGGCCAAATATTTAAAGGAACATGGCTGGGAATATATTGTGGTGGATATTCAATGGTACGAAGCGGGGGCAAACTCGTCTATTTATCGTCCGTTTGTTCCACTTGAGATGGATGACTATTCAAGGCTCATCCCAGCTGCGAATCGTTTCCCTTCTGCAGAAAACGGAATGGGATTTAAGCCATTAGCTGACTATGTACATGGTTTGGGATTAAAATTTGGCATCCACATCATGCGTGGAATTCCTCGCCAAGCAGTACATGCTAACACACCAATTCTGGGTACAGAGGTTCGAGCACGTGACATCGCCCACCCCAACTCTATCTGTCCATGGAATACGGATATGTATGGGATTGACGCGTCAAAGGAAGGTGCTCAGGAATACTATAATTCTCTGTTTAAGCTATATGCCGAGTGGGGAGTGGACTTCGTTAAGGTAGATGATATAGCTGCATCAAGACTTTACTATTTTCATAAAGATGAAATTGAGCTCATTCGAAAGGCCATTGATCACTGTGGAAGAGAGATGGTTCTAAGCCTTTCGCCGGGACCTGCTCCACTTGAATTTGCTGACACTTTAATTGAAAATGCGAATATGTGGAGAATGACGGACGATTTCTGGGATCACTGGGATTTACTCTACGGAATGTTTGAGCGTTGTGAAAAGTGGAGTGAATATGTTGGTGAAGGTCACTGGCCGGATTGTGACATGCTACCGCTTGGTCATATTGGAATCCGCGCGGTCGATGGAGGGGGAGGAGATCGATGGACTCGCTTTACGAAGGATGAACAGATTACAATGATGACATTATGGTCCATTTTCCGCTCGCCTCTTATGTTTGGAGGAGACTTGCGAGACAACGATGAATGGACGTTATCACTTCTGACAAACCCCGATGTATTAAAGATGCATAAAGAAAGTCATAGCAATCAGCTTGTATCACGCGAAGAAGATCGAGTGGTTTGGAGTGCCGAGGATTTAGAGGGGAACACGTATGTTGCATTGTTTAATTTAAGCAATGAAACGGCAACTGTGAAGACAACTCTTAACCTGGTAGGAGTTACTGGGGTGAAGCAGGCACGAGAACTGTGGACACATAAAGAACTTGGTGAGATAACAGATGAATTGGAACAGGTGCTTCCGCCACATGGAGCGGTGTTGGTTAAGTTGTATTAA